The sequence CTCATTTATTTCCTTATGTTGGCTATGAGACTTATCTCCAGCCACAAATTCATAGATCTTACTACCTAATTCAATCATTGTGCTCCCCGGGatcttctttatccccttctTATCCATCAATTCTCTGATCTCCATCTTGTTTTCCCATTTCAGCATTTTGGCATAAATGTTGGAGAGTAGCACATAGTTTGATTCCTGCATTGGTTCAGCTGTAATTAACTGTTTGCTGATGCGTTCCCCGAGTTTGAATTCACCGTTGGCGCGACAAGCATTGGTAAGCGTTCGGTAAATGATAGGGTTTGGTTCCATTGGCATTTGTTGAACGAATTCTAATGCTTCGTTGATGAGTCCTGCACGGCATAACATGTCTACCATACATCCATAGTGTTCAATTTTAGGGATAATCccaaaatgtggtttcatgagTTTGAAGAAGTTTCTCCCTTTGTTAACTAACCCGGAATGGCTGCAGGCGGAGAGTAACCCAATGAAGGAAACGTCGTCCGGGGGGACTCCGGTTTCTATCATCTCTTCAAACAATGTAACAGCCTCTCCGCCGCGCCCGTGCATCGCTAAGCCAACAATCACTGAAGTCCATGAAACAATGTTCTTCTGATTCATGTTTGTAAACAATTTGATAGCTTTGTCAACATCACCACACTTTGCAAACATGTCAATCAGAGCATTACAAAGCTCAACAGTTTTAGAAATGTTACCTTTCTCAATGTAGGACTCTACCCATTTACCTAGCTCAAGAGCGCCCAAATCTGCGCAAGCAGACAACACAGAAACCATGGTGATCTCATCAGGACAAACCCCTGAAATCTGCATTTGTCTAAACAAATTAATTGCATCACTGGATATCCCTAAACGTGTTAATCCACCAATCATCGCACTCCATGAAACCGAATCTAATTtaggcatttcatcaaacaccttCCGTGCAAACTCAATCCCTTCTATATTACAAAAATACATATGCACCATTGTGTTTTGCACATGAACATCATCATCAAACCCGAATTTCAACACGGATCCATGAACTGATTTACCCAAATTCAAATCCCCAATACCCGCACAGGCTTTAAGAACGAAGGGGAAAGTGAATTTATTAGGCAAAACGTTATACTGAAGCATGAGTTTGTACATAAACAAAGATTTGGATTTGGAATTACTCGTTTGGGCGTAAGCTCTGATAATGGTATTGAAGAGGAAAGAATCGTATAAACGGGTGTCAGATTCCGGTGAGAATAAGAAAGAGGAAGCGTAATCAATAACACGAAGATCAGAAGATGTGGAAGTGAATTTGGTGAGGACAAGGGGGTTATTGTGGAGACCTAATTTGAGAATGTAAGTGTGGACTTGGGTTAGGTTTGAGAGTGAATTGGTGGATTGAAGAAGAGATAGACATCTCTGCTCTGCAGCTCTGTTGTTGCTAAAATGGTGAATTGTTGTAGTAGATGCAGTTACTGTTCGGAGGAGCTTGGTTTGGCTCGCCGGGAATTGCATTTAGATATTGGGTAGCGCCGATTACCGGGAAAGGATCATCTGAGAGGCTAAACAGCTTCTAACCGTTAAACGACatcgtttttatttttaattgtcaTTGGACAAATCCATCGTTAGACCTTAATATTTTGTCATTTTATTGATTAGTTAtccaatttttcaattttacacaTTAGATGCTTAATTAAgggttaatgtgcaaaaatacacctaacgttttgggtcataagcaattttaccttaaaatttaaaattgtgcaattttacccctaacgttggtagccaagagcaaatttactcctaacgttgataatttgagtcaattttaaacactattataaaacacaggtatttttgtttcttattttgcaccaattgcatatcaatttattctaaaaaaaggatttcatgttttttataatttataaattcggtgaatttttaaatttttttttgtccaattcgtacaaaagacagtatatttttgtGACGTCCCAACATTTGCTTGTAATttattactgataaaatgatacaCGTGTGAAGTgcagatgataagattcatgaccgagaagacaatttgatggattatttctcaaattaacccaatttatcaatgttagaggtaaaattgctcttgacttccaatattaaaggtaaaattatactattttagatgttaagggtaaaattgctcctaacccaaaacgttaggggtatttttacacctttaaCCCCTTAATTAATTATAGTTGCATACATTGAATCCTTAATTAATGAAATAGTTAGTTGTACGTACAGAATCCGGTTAAAAATTGGAAGAAGAATTCATTTATTTgggtttaaaattttaatttttataagtaaaattatatttttatagttttattataCTCACGTGAAATATAtggaaaattattttgaaatgttaaagctattttaaatttaaatgaaataacaaatattttttttttactattaaaTTTAGTTTTCCGCCACCGTCACCATCTCGcctccttcttttgttcaggTTCTCTTAGAGGAGGAAGgaggaagcttgtcttccttcttcctcctcccatttaTGTTTTAGTGTTTGTTTTTTAACTtcagttttatcttttctttctaGTTTGAAGTCTATATACTTTCTCGAATCTCTTTTCCGTCAGATCTACACATGTTAGTTATACTTTTATcgtttattcttttttcggtcttagcaagaACGGAAAAGGTTCATCTTGtccgcagatctatagatctgcgtggttgcaaaaacagaaaggactcagatccgaatgtccgGAAGAGGCTAGATGATGAAGAATGGATTACAGCTGTTTTTCAATGGGATTAGACTTCCGAGGAGTATATGATTTctattttgttgtatttgtacCCTTTGTGgttttttattgctctttgtagtctttttcttgctctttgtagtcttttttcttccctttgtggTTCTTATACTGGCTATAGCCTGTATGAGCGGGAAGTTTTATTGTGCTGTATTTGTACTTTATGATTTTATGGAATGAAATATGAcacttttatcaaaaaaaaaaaaaaaaaaaaaatttaagacaTGTAATCATAATTGACTTTGAATTTAATGTCTCAAATTAATAAAtgataaatttattaaatagaacttaaaaactcaaaatattttgttggagtttaattaaaaaaaaggtaaataatttattagtcccctagtttttacctaacacactgtttagtccccctattttgaaaaacacattttaaggtccctatcttttgcTAATATTAACtttgtggtccttttatctatttttttagatttttaaccgaacatatcttaacttttaggacaaccacggtacaatacaagttgaccatgttactctgttattttatatatatctgtttatgctaaaatataacgattacaagtctaaaaaaactagacaaaaggactaaatggttaatattagCAAAAGTTATGgactttataatgtgtttttcaaaatagggggactaaacagtgtgttaggtaaaaagtaagggactaataaattatttaccctaaaaaaaataaggcgaaaatttatttttattattgttaaacAAAAAGTAATAAGTTAAGTTTACATCTATTATATGTCATAGATGAAAATTGAAAAGTAAGTAATAAGTTATGTGCTTCAACCACTAAAAAGAAAGTTGAAAATTTGCAAAGCTGGTGGAGATTCCTTTTGGATGCTGTTTCGTTATGAAAGGTTACcaaccttttgttttttctGTGGCTGTATAGGCCATGCTGATAAGTTTTGCGAACAACTGCTTGATATCCCGGATCCAGACAAAGTAGAAAGAGCTTACTCTACCTCTCTACGTGCCCTAACTTGGCGTGCAgctcaacaaactcaatcaaAGTATTTGCTCTCGTGTCCGCCTATAATGCAGCGGTCGGCTAGCACAAGTCTAAACACAAAATTTGGCAGGGGTAGAGCAACTTCATTCCAAAAAATGAGTCCTGGGATTCCAGGTCTGGTTACAAGTCCAGAGGAAATTACAGTTTCAGAGTCCAAAAGAAGGCGACAAGATGAtccaaaagacttggaaagtgATATGCAAGAGGACTCCTATGTATAGTTGAGGTCAACAGACGGTAATAGAGTATTTATACAGGATAATAATAATGAAGAGGCGGGTCCCGGTGTTCAGGCCTGCCCGGGGCTATGAGTACTTTAAGTTGGAACTGTCGAGGGGCGGGCAATCCTCGAACAGTTCGAATGTTGAAGGACCTAGTGTCCAAAACAAAGCCCGAGTTTGTGTTTCTTAGTGAAGTTAAATGTAGTCGTGCGAAAGTGGAGGATATAAAGAAGAAGTTAGGTTTTGATGGTGTCTTTTTTGTGGATCATGTTAATTATGGAGGGGGTCTTGCTCTCCTCTGGAATCAAAAAAATTCGGTTCAATTACTCCGTTTCTCAAAGAATTTTATTGATGTTGTCATTGTTCTACATGGTCAGGCACCGTGGCGTCTTACTGGATATTATGGTTATCCGGAACGATCTCGTAGGAAAGATTCTTGGGAGTTATTACAACATTTATCAACACTCTCCAATCTCCCGTGGGTTATTACCGGGGACTTTAATGACATTCGGTCACAGGCTGAGAAACTGGGTGGGGCCAGACAAAATCCTGCCCTAATGCGAGGTTTCAACGCAGCTATTGAGGTATGTGGTCTTTCTGACATTAAATTGTTGGGTTATCCATTTACATGGGAAAGAGGTAGGGAGTCAGGTAATCTAATTGAAGAAAGATTGATAGAGCCATGGCTAATTCAGCATGGCACGATCGCTTCCATGAAGCAAAGTTATTTAATGAAGAGGTCATATGTTCTGATCACTCGgctctttttctttctccaaTGCATAATAGTATGTACAAAAGACATTGTTTCAGGTTTGAAAACGCCTGGTTGCATGAGGTTGATTCTAGGGATAGGGTTACTGGTGGTTGGCAGGGCGATAGAGACTTTCCACTCCCGGAACGATTAAAGTAGTGTGGCTCCTCCCTGTTACGGTGGGGCGATGAACTTAGGAACCAATTCAAACAGAAAATTGAAGAGTGTAAAGTTCAGATCCGCAGAACTAAGAGAAGAAATGATGTCGATTCGGTTCAGGCTTACAAAGCAGCAAAGAGTGAATTAGAAACATTGCTGATTCAAAAGGACAGTTACTGGGGTCAGCGAGCAAAACAACTGTGGCTTAGGGGTGGTgaccaaaattcaaaattcttTCATAAAGCTGCAACTTTGCGTAGAAAGAAGAATGTTCTTTCTAGATTAAAGGGGTCAGATGGGGATTGGCATGATTGGGAGGGAGGTCTGGATCAGATTCTACTAAACTATTATAATGATATCTTTACGGCCAGCCCATGTTTGACTGATCCTATTTTAGCTAGTATCTCCTGTAAGTTAACCGTCGCAGATAATGATGAGTTATTAAGGCCGTTTGTCCCAGAGGAGGTTAAAGCTGCGATTTTTTCTATGCACCCGGACAAGAGTCCTGGACCGGATGGTTTTAACCCTGGCTTCTACCAAAAATTTTGGGGTGTTGTTGGTCCAAAAGTAACCGATTCTTGTCTTCTTTGGCTTAATACTGGTATATTCCCTACCGAAATTAATGAAACAACACTAGTACtaattccaaaaaaacccaATCCTGAATATGCGTCTGATCTGCGTCCCATTGCTTTATGTAACGTGATTTACAAAATTCTTTCGAAAGTTCTGGCAAATAGACTTAAAGTGGTACTTCCTAGAATCATCTCAGAACAGCAGAGTGCCTTTATCCCAGAAAGGATGATATCCGACAATGTGATGCTCGCTTTTGAGGTAAATCATTACCTTAACAGGAAAACACAAGGAAAAACAGGTTATGCTTCAATAAAATTAGATATGGCTAAGGCTTATGATAGAGTGGAATGGAAATTTCTTGAggaaattatgctaaaattggGTTTTGCACCACAATGGATCCAGTTGTTGATGCAGTGTGTTTCTAAAGCAAAGTACAATATCATCAATGGATCTCATGAAGTTGGTCCCATTATTCCACAGAGGGGCCTAAGACAGGGAGATCCAATTTCACCATATCTGTTCTTAATCTGTGCTGAAGGGCTATCTGCTTCATTATCTGCTCTAGAAGCAAGGGGTAACATTCATGGCTGTGCGGTTGCAGCACAGGCTCCGGCAATTACTCACTTGTTTTTTTTGCTGACGATAGTTACTTGTTTTTCAGGGCAAACATGGAGGAATGTAATGCAATCAAATAGTGTCTTCAACATTATGAGCAAGCTTCGGGGTAGAAAATAAATCTTTCTAAGTCTTCCCTCCATTTCAGCAGAAATGTATTAACAGAGACTTGCTCACTTATTGGTGCTTGTCTGGGTGTGGGTGTTGTTTCTAATTCGGACAAATACCTTGGTCTTCCATCGCTAATAGGAAGAAACAAAAGGGAAGTGTTCGAATATCTGGAGCTTATGATCAGAAAACGAATCAACAGTTGGAAAGTTAGGTTTTTATGAAAGGCCGAGAAGGAAGTTCTTATCAAGTCAGTGTTACAATCACTTCCTTCCTATGTTATGAGTATGTTTCTTGTTCCAAATACACTATGTGTAGATCTGGAAAAATTACTTAATTCGTTCTGGTGGGGGTCTGAAGACGGTGATGGGAAAAAGATTCATTGGAAGTCTTGGAAGAAGCTTTGTGAGCCTAAAAATAAAGGTGGCCTGGGTTTTAAAAATTTCCACAGATTCAACATTGCACTCTTAGCCAAGCAGGCCTGACGTTTGTTGGTAAGACCATCCTCCCTGGTAGCTAAATTTTTTAAGGCTCGTTACTTCCCACATTCTTCAATTCTTGAAGCTGAAGTAAGAGCTAATCCAAGTTATATTTGGCGTAGTATCCTTGCTGGTCTTCCACTGTTGAAATCACAAATTCGTATTCTTATCGGTTCAGGGGAGGAGGTGAATGTATGGACTGATCCTTGGCTACCTGATGAAATCAATCCATATGTTGATAGTATTGCGCCACTTGGTGATGAATCATTTACAGTGGCTATGTTGCGATCTGATAGGAATGGTGGGTGGGATCATTCCATTTTGCAGAGTCTATTCTCGGTAAGGGATATAATACTTATTTCTAAAATCACTCTGAGTCAGAGAGAGACACAGGATCGTTGGTGGTGGAGGTTAGAACGAAATGGGGCCTATTCGGTTAAAAGTGGCTATAGTTTCCTGCAAAATAATAGTGTTAATGTTCAAGAGGTTGAGATGGGTAGGGTTCTGAACAACATTTGGAGGATTAAAATCCCTCCTAAAGTTCGACATCTGATGTGGAGAGCAAGCACTCTGTGTCTGCCAACAAGATCCGAGAGAGTAAAGAAACGAATCAATATCCCAACACTTTGTCCTCGATGTAATATTCATGATGAAACTATCCTACATGCGCTAGTCACCTATCCGGAAGTAAGACAAGTTTGGATGATGTCTAAGGTAGGAGATCTGAGCTCTCGGGTTAGTAGCTTCTGTGATTTCTAGGCTTTTATTATAAATCACCATGATAATATATCTGTTGAGATTGCTGCTACGTTATGCTGGGCAATTTGGAATGATAGAAATAGGCTGGTGTGGGAAGAGAATCGACAACCTCGTGTTGTTTCTTATAACAATGCAACAATGTTTCTGAACAGTTGACGCTGCTCTATTCCAGGATATAGGTCATGCTGGTTTTGGTTTTGTATTAAGGTATCATGAGGGGTGTTTCATAGCTTCTGGTAATGGTGTGATCAATAACTGTCAGGATCCGCTATTGGCTGAAGGAATGAGTTGCCGTGAAGGTCTTAGTTGGTTGAAGAAGGAAGGTTATCCGAATGTTCATCTGGAAATGGATTCTCAGCTCTTGGTTCTTGCAATTTTTGGAACTACAGAACTAGTTTCCCCTTTTGGCATTATTGTTGATGATTGTAAAGCTCTGATTAGTGAGCTAAATATTTTATCTGTTTCTTTCATTAGGAGGTCAGCGAATAAGATTGCTCATATACTTGCAAGAGCGTCTAGTTCTGTGTCTGATTATGGGATATGGAAACATAATCCCTCTCAGTTCATTTGTAATGACTTAAGTGCTGATATTGAATAATAAAGTTTCTTttgatttcaaaaaaaaaaatgtcatagatgagagttcttatattaagcacccgGTCTTCCATATCATTCGGAGGaccccaattcacatttggacacgtgtattgtgatcccacataataattaaaatagtggaacctcttataatatatatgggtccatgttacacgtgtcaaaatatgtatgggaggtcctccatttgacatggagaaccgggtgcttctaataatttgcccatAGATGATATAATTGATAACTTAATATTGGGGAATTAGGCGAATTTCGAAGTGATGTGGTGAATCCGTGTGTCAACCTGCAACTATACAGAAGTAAGATCAAGGGAGGACTTTGGACGACAAACCTGTTCCAATGTCTAAGTCGGTTTATGGAAACTAGATGATGATCATAATCAGTAAACAAATATGTAAGGTAAGATTTAATGGAAATAAATGAATCTCTTTATTTCAAGCTGAACTTACTCATCTGTAGAAGACGATTACAAATTGTGGAGCGATGTGCCACGTGTTTTCTGTTGAGAGGAGGGGGTGTGCCCATATATCGAGACTTGATATCCCTCAAGATCAATTGGCTTGTGATTCCTAGGACCAGGTACGATTATGTCAACGACTCAATCCATGACTGGGTCTAACGAGACTTTTCGAGTCAAGCTTTTGTACATAGTCACTTTGATGTATTTAGCTGAGGAGGCACTACATATTTTATGGTGCCACATAacataattatatttatctgATATCAGATGTCCATCGGGACAAATTTATCGTTTTTTAGGATGAGAAATCATTAGTTTTGGGAAGCGTTGTACTTGTCGttttttgataagttaatgGAGGAAGGATTTGAattttgatacattttttaattttttttaaaaaggacTGTTAAAAAGGTATGTGGCTCCTGACGGTTGATTTACCTCTTTTCCAGCACTCAGAAATGCACTTATCATAGCTCATTTTTCTATGCTTATTGGGGTCTTTTTAATTGACACTGATTCCCCTCTATTCTTCCACTTGTtgttgtttttctatttttgaggGGCATACCATGGGTTTTTAGTGATGTCATCTATTAATTTGTTTTCCCTTTTGAGTAGTATAAAAAGGGTGAATGATATTGGATGCATTTCTTATCCGATTGCGTTATCCTCGATTTTTTCATTGTCTTTCTAGCGACTAGAAGGTTCTTTTGAGGGGCAACTTATTGCCTTTTTCAGATTGGTTTTGCGGAGATTGTGGTTACATTGATGATGGATGTGTTTTCCCTCCCATCTTTTTGGTTGAGCGAACATGTCAGGTATTTATGCCTTATATGTTGGTTTAAGGTGGCGATTTTCTCTTATGAACAATGTTCTGAGGATTTCGGAGGGAATTACATCATTTCTTTCCTAGCCTTTCTGGGTCCTTAGGGGGAGCTTTTGGCCTTTTATGAGGATTATGTTTGTCCTAAGTTTCCAGGTGAATGGTATTGCCTTTTGTCGTTCCTTGAAACTCGAACTACATAGTAAgtggaaggaggaggaggaagtaGGGGTGGCAATGGGGCAGGGTTGCATCCCCCATTCCACCCCCAATATTTTCGGGTGCGGTTTCGGAAAATCCCCAAAAAAATGCTCGGGGATTTTTTAGCACCCACACCCGCCCGTACGGTTTTCCATGGGTGACGGAGAATCCCCAAAacccaaataaaattttaaattttaaaaagtttAGTACAGAAATATACCAATACATTGGCTTATACCAcactgtttaaaaaaaaaatgtattcaATTAGTAATCAACGTTAATATTCATAcaattagtaataaaaaaacaaaaaaaaagtttcataTTAATGTTCTTAATACAAAACAAGTTGACGATTAAGCAAGATGACCAGTTGAAGTTCACACATTAAATATA comes from Euphorbia lathyris chromosome 8, ddEupLath1.1, whole genome shotgun sequence and encodes:
- the LOC136201906 gene encoding pentatricopeptide repeat-containing protein At4g21065-like, which gives rise to MQFPASQTKLLRTVTASTTTIHHFSNNRAAEQRCLSLLQSTNSLSNLTQVHTYILKLGLHNNPLVLTKFTSTSSDLRVIDYASSFLFSPESDTRLYDSFLFNTIIRAYAQTSNSKSKSLFMYKLMLQYNVLPNKFTFPFVLKACAGIGDLNLGKSVHGSVLKFGFDDDVHVQNTMVHMYFCNIEGIEFARKVFDEMPKLDSVSWSAMIGGLTRLGISSDAINLFRQMQISGVCPDEITMVSVLSACADLGALELGKWVESYIEKGNISKTVELCNALIDMFAKCGDVDKAIKLFTNMNQKNIVSWTSVIVGLAMHGRGGEAVTLFEEMIETGVPPDDVSFIGLLSACSHSGLVNKGRNFFKLMKPHFGIIPKIEHYGCMVDMLCRAGLINEALEFVQQMPMEPNPIIYRTLTNACRANGEFKLGERISKQLITAEPMQESNYVLLSNIYAKMLKWENKMEIRELMDKKGIKKIPGSTMIELGSKIYEFVAGDKSHSQHKEINEMVDEMKRAMKLSGYVPAISEVLLDIDEEDKEDSLNTHSEKLAIAFGLLNSPAGSAIRIVKNLRVCSDCHSATKLISKIYNREIVMRDRHRFHHFKNGLCSCNDFW